In Bacteroidota bacterium, the following proteins share a genomic window:
- a CDS encoding T9SS type A sorting domain-containing protein: MKTIKFFITLIITFACSVNTAKAQFCTLKTEIKVATYPDCVNGTAGQVQATSTGNNGLVSYNWSNGTTTYFQTIDTSLIGYKIYLYASDTLGCYATDSLLIGNFDVGLTANFPTCNVCTDGTVFSNPVSTGPFTYVWSNSATTQNINNVGQGTYYVTVTDGNGCKGFDFMHLYLDTLDAVVYGSVFYDTDTDAIYNIPNGDRPFPRKLLIQPGNYYCYPNNLGNYFFEAGFGSSYTVGIDYDTACLHFTTPNPVYNLTITLPTTTDINFGLHSDSCYIFHQSGIYVSSSRCGQPAEIINVSRLFSYFNNMNVELKITVPLLTINGYLPSPPQTISGDTNIFNFQLGDSAYMHDTKILVTMPGPGVKYAVHMEIKLSDTLGNLKYFDSLTIYRTVTCPYDPNEILVYPTGDSVQHLTPPGTELEYTINFQNTGTDTAYRVIILDTLDSGFDFNTFELLHTSHNCNTVLDSNGQITFTFNQIMLPDSNIDEPNSHGSIIYKIKPKANLTIPYQVNNTAYIYFDQNEAVQTNTAYNLYSFGSIGLPETAQTDFTFYPNPGDGIFYFNKNMKDVIVTIYDVFGRELNNQVVFENKIDLSNHSAGIYQVQINSKTKREVYRLLKK; the protein is encoded by the coding sequence ATGAAAACAATTAAATTTTTTATAACACTAATAATCACATTCGCTTGCAGCGTGAATACAGCAAAAGCACAATTTTGCACACTTAAAACAGAAATCAAAGTAGCTACCTATCCTGATTGTGTAAATGGCACAGCAGGCCAGGTGCAGGCAACATCAACAGGAAATAATGGACTTGTAAGTTATAATTGGAGCAATGGTACTACAACTTATTTTCAAACTATAGATACCAGCTTGATAGGATATAAAATTTATTTATATGCATCAGACACGTTAGGCTGCTATGCAACAGACTCTTTATTAATTGGTAATTTTGATGTAGGTTTAACTGCAAATTTTCCAACTTGTAATGTATGCACTGATGGCACAGTATTTTCCAATCCGGTAAGTACAGGCCCTTTTACTTACGTGTGGAGTAACAGTGCAACCACACAAAATATTAATAATGTGGGGCAAGGTACTTATTACGTTACAGTAACAGATGGAAATGGGTGTAAGGGATTCGATTTTATGCACCTATACCTTGATACTTTGGATGCTGTGGTCTATGGTTCCGTATTTTATGATACCGACACTGATGCAATATACAACATCCCAAATGGCGATCGTCCCTTTCCTAGAAAATTATTGATTCAACCCGGGAATTATTATTGCTACCCAAATAACTTGGGCAATTATTTTTTTGAAGCTGGGTTTGGTTCCTCATATACTGTAGGTATAGATTATGATACAGCTTGCTTGCATTTTACTACACCCAATCCGGTTTACAATTTAACTATTACATTACCAACAACAACAGATATAAATTTTGGATTACATTCCGATTCATGCTATATATTTCATCAAAGCGGCATTTATGTTTCAAGCTCCCGATGCGGTCAACCAGCTGAAATAATTAATGTAAGTCGTTTGTTTTCTTATTTCAATAATATGAATGTAGAATTAAAGATTACTGTACCTCTTTTAACCATAAATGGTTATTTGCCTTCTCCCCCTCAAACAATAAGTGGCGATACAAATATTTTCAACTTTCAATTGGGTGATTCAGCGTATATGCATGACACAAAAATTCTTGTTACCATGCCTGGCCCAGGTGTTAAATATGCTGTTCACATGGAAATAAAACTTAGCGATACATTAGGCAACCTAAAATATTTTGATTCGCTTACCATTTATCGCACAGTAACTTGCCCTTATGATCCCAATGAAATACTTGTATATCCAACAGGTGATAGCGTACAACACCTCACACCCCCGGGCACAGAACTTGAATACACCATAAACTTTCAAAATACCGGTACTGATACGGCATACCGTGTAATAATATTAGATACGCTGGATTCAGGATTTGATTTTAATACTTTTGAATTGCTGCATACCAGTCATAATTGCAATACGGTATTGGATTCTAATGGTCAGATTACTTTTACCTTCAATCAAATTATGCTGCCGGATAGCAATATTGATGAACCCAATAGTCATGGCAGCATTATATATAAAATAAAACCCAAAGCAAATCTCACCATTCCCTATCAGGTAAACAATACTGCCTATATATACTTCGACCAAAATGAAGCGGTGCAAACAAATACAGCGTATAATTTGTATTCTTTCGGCTCTATTGGGTTGCCGGAAACTGCCCAAACAGATTTTACTTTTTATCCTAATCCCGGTGATGGAATATTTTATTTTAATAAAAATATGAAAGATGTAATAGTAACGATATATGATGTGTTTGGGCGTGAATTAAATAATCAAGTTGTATTTGAAAACAAAATAGATTTGAGCAATCATAGCGCTGGAATATATCAAGTACAAATCAATAGCAAAACTAAAAGAGAAGTTTATCGGCTGTTGAAGAAATAA
- a CDS encoding DUF4468 domain-containing protein, which yields MNRLLIIILLTFVCMQVNAQSKPETEMPIDETTKLVTYTNVIEMPDNDKGKVYDKALAWANAFYKNPTDVIRDKDVASGIIICKARFKIMNVPKKRSDITTDAGMVQYTLKIEMKDNRYKYTLTDINWKQVSYYAIERWMDTRAPGYSDSYADYLNQTNQECKKIIADLVSTMVKKDAAKSTNDW from the coding sequence ATGAACAGATTGCTTATAATTATATTGTTGACATTCGTATGCATGCAGGTAAATGCGCAAAGCAAACCAGAAACAGAGATGCCGATAGATGAGACAACCAAATTGGTTACCTACACCAATGTGATTGAGATGCCTGATAATGATAAAGGAAAAGTTTATGACAAAGCCTTGGCCTGGGCTAATGCATTTTATAAAAACCCTACAGATGTAATCAGAGATAAAGATGTGGCTAGTGGCATCATCATTTGTAAAGCGCGGTTCAAAATTATGAATGTGCCTAAAAAACGTAGTGACATAACAACCGATGCAGGCATGGTACAATATACTTTAAAGATTGAAATGAAAGACAATCGATATAAGTACACACTAACCGACATTAATTGGAAACAGGTTTCTTACTATGCCATTGAGCGCTGGATGGATACACGCGCACCAGGGTATAGTGATAGCTATGCCGACTACTTAAATCAAACCAATCAGGAGTGTAAAAAAATTATTGCTGATTTGGTTTCTACGATGGTCAAAAAAGATGCAGCCAAATCAACTAATGATTGGTAA
- a CDS encoding T9SS type A sorting domain-containing protein, whose amino-acid sequence MSKFFAFIFVLMVLPCALKAQGKTHHWLLGYLPVLVDSNTTSTKARFLIDSISLTVVPESRKMPFGSTQATMSDENGNLIIATNGCWIADATGDTMLNGGGLNPSYITNGGWCNSTSGLGTSHGNIILPFPNDSNKFILFHHTWDTVVNSYYRALRLYLTSIEMSLNGGLGAVPFGQKNKIVINDTLGEGLAACKHSNGRDWWIIATKDSTDIIFQMLLTPNGIDTIFTTHLNVPVAYVNQWQPQFSPDGKKFAYAFTYPIPLPGPWYADVRIFDFDRCTGIFSNPHVIDISDTYPGMGIQFSSNSEYLYCATQQHLHQIDIATQTKTLVATNDGYYSPYFPFQTDFWAMYRAANGKIYISSGNSVIDMHVINEPDSAGLSCDVQLHSLHLPCFQFRANVYHPNYYLGCDTTLGCPCLSATGIQEFTKHDFKFSVAPNPTNGSIKIIYLLPQNATGIFEITDMQGRVLFTYKLPPWSTLQNFNLSFLSGGVYSCCIKSESQMATTKLIIMH is encoded by the coding sequence ATGAGTAAGTTTTTTGCTTTTATTTTTGTCTTGATGGTTTTGCCTTGTGCCTTAAAAGCACAAGGCAAAACGCACCATTGGTTGTTAGGCTATTTACCTGTATTAGTGGATTCAAATACAACATCCACCAAAGCGAGGTTTTTAATAGACAGCATTTCGTTAACAGTAGTACCCGAAAGCCGCAAAATGCCTTTTGGCAGCACACAAGCAACTATGAGTGACGAAAATGGCAATTTAATTATTGCAACCAATGGTTGTTGGATTGCTGATGCAACAGGTGATACTATGTTGAATGGGGGAGGCTTGAATCCAAGTTATATAACAAACGGTGGCTGGTGTAATAGTACGAGTGGTCTTGGAACATCTCATGGCAATATTATCCTTCCATTCCCAAATGATAGTAATAAATTTATTTTATTTCATCATACTTGGGACACTGTTGTAAATAGTTATTATCGGGCATTACGTTTATATTTAACTTCGATTGAAATGAGTTTGAACGGTGGCTTAGGAGCCGTGCCTTTTGGTCAAAAAAATAAAATTGTAATAAATGATACATTAGGTGAGGGATTAGCAGCGTGTAAACATAGTAATGGTAGGGATTGGTGGATAATTGCAACGAAAGATAGTACAGATATTATCTTTCAAATGCTGTTAACTCCTAATGGAATTGATACCATTTTTACCACACATCTTAATGTTCCAGTTGCTTATGTTAATCAATGGCAACCGCAATTTTCACCCGATGGTAAAAAGTTTGCCTATGCTTTTACATATCCTATTCCTTTACCAGGTCCCTGGTATGCAGATGTAAGAATATTTGATTTTGATAGGTGTACAGGGATTTTCAGTAATCCTCACGTAATTGATATTTCTGATACATACCCAGGTATGGGAATACAATTTTCCTCAAATTCAGAATATTTATATTGCGCCACACAACAACATTTACATCAAATAGATATAGCAACACAAACCAAAACATTGGTAGCAACCAACGATGGTTATTATTCTCCATATTTTCCATTTCAAACAGATTTTTGGGCAATGTATCGCGCTGCAAATGGCAAGATTTATATTTCATCGGGTAACAGTGTAATTGATATGCATGTGATAAATGAGCCTGATAGTGCAGGGCTATCCTGCGATGTGCAATTGCATAGTTTGCATTTACCTTGCTTTCAATTTCGCGCAAATGTTTACCACCCAAATTATTATTTAGGGTGCGATACTACGCTGGGCTGCCCATGCCTCTCGGCAACTGGCATACAAGAGTTTACAAAACATGATTTTAAATTTTCGGTTGCTCCTAATCCAACTAATGGTTCCATTAAAATTATATATTTATTGCCGCAAAATGCTACAGGCATTTTTGAAATTACAGATATGCAAGGCAGGGTTTTGTTTACTTATAAATTGCCACCATGGAGTACATTGCAAAATTTTAATTTAAGTTTTTTGAGTGGTGGAGTGTATAGTTGTTGTATAAAAAGTGAAAGCCAAATGGCTACAACAAAACTCATAATAATGCATTAA
- a CDS encoding LysM peptidoglycan-binding domain-containing protein, protein MTKNISPIYTMQIFAWLMLFCLNLNAQVEVPQEGNDCEDEPEFIALDDTTLSLVREASDYDSSFIYTINDSLVKDENLIRAGLLYDLESNTIVWEKEMNTAYPIASVTKIMVALIIIEDIEAGRLKWTDKITTTHYKYVGKRKRKRKVYFHNTYSLRDMLKMVMIESNNYAAELVATHAGNGSMYNFIKRMNTKAAELGMLNTQYSNPSGLPARTADKDNHASPHDLLLLAKVALKNKALMEIANMGYAEVYNGRNHYCIRNHNGLTRDFVNEVDGIKTGFTTRAGFCLVSSMRRYNHRLIAIVLGAHSSYSRNAFIANMASNYYESIKLGPLGIKLNDSCLAAVKPNLNNADFNYPSIRINPYYMPQSAPIDNTLVTFKTVYVQAKKYHKVKYGETLSGIADKYNVGMSQLKSWNKLRSTNIRSGQRLAIVTTIKKQIPVASQDMSNSTAGVVNDTEPNDNNENTLTGTNVAKHTKTAVESKVVGSVKGPKEDSNSVLKTGAIATEKKYSVKPKDGLFAIAKKYNCTVTQLKEWNNLKSENIEVGQVLVVAPGNNTNDNLASNSLGDTTNTKITAEKKLTNTKSQKIKFVYHTVQPGDTLWTIAQKYAGVTVSEIKKLNGIRNHKSLLPGTKVKVPLT, encoded by the coding sequence ATGACAAAGAACATATCACCAATCTATACCATGCAGATATTTGCATGGCTAATGTTGTTTTGCCTAAACCTAAATGCGCAAGTAGAAGTACCCCAAGAAGGTAACGATTGTGAAGACGAACCCGAATTCATTGCCTTAGACGACACCACCCTCTCTCTCGTACGCGAGGCTTCTGACTACGATTCAAGTTTTATATATACCATTAACGACTCGCTGGTAAAAGACGAAAATCTTATTAGAGCAGGTTTACTGTATGACCTTGAATCAAACACCATTGTTTGGGAGAAGGAAATGAATACAGCCTACCCAATTGCTTCTGTAACTAAAATTATGGTAGCATTAATTATCATAGAGGATATTGAAGCAGGTCGTTTAAAATGGACCGATAAAATTACTACCACACACTACAAGTACGTAGGAAAAAGGAAACGCAAACGTAAAGTATACTTTCACAACACCTACTCGCTGCGCGATATGCTAAAGATGGTAATGATAGAAAGTAATAACTATGCTGCTGAGTTAGTTGCTACACATGCAGGTAATGGCAGTATGTATAACTTTATTAAACGGATGAATACCAAAGCTGCTGAGTTGGGTATGTTAAATACTCAATACTCCAACCCTTCGGGTTTGCCCGCACGTACAGCTGATAAAGATAATCATGCTTCACCTCACGACTTATTACTTCTTGCTAAAGTTGCTTTAAAAAACAAAGCCCTGATGGAGATTGCAAATATGGGCTATGCCGAAGTATACAACGGACGTAACCATTATTGCATACGCAATCACAATGGACTTACTCGTGATTTTGTTAACGAGGTAGATGGTATTAAAACCGGATTTACCACCCGTGCAGGATTTTGTCTTGTTAGTAGTATGCGTAGATATAACCATCGACTTATAGCCATCGTACTTGGTGCACACAGTTCATATAGTCGTAATGCTTTTATCGCCAATATGGCAAGCAACTATTACGAATCAATTAAACTGGGGCCTCTCGGAATTAAATTAAATGACAGTTGCCTGGCTGCAGTAAAGCCAAATTTAAATAATGCTGATTTTAATTACCCTTCTATTCGAATTAACCCTTACTATATGCCACAGTCAGCTCCTATAGACAACACACTGGTAACTTTTAAAACCGTTTATGTGCAGGCCAAGAAATACCATAAAGTAAAATATGGTGAAACGTTAAGTGGCATTGCCGACAAGTATAATGTTGGCATGTCGCAACTCAAGAGCTGGAATAAACTTCGCTCAACTAATATTCGTTCAGGGCAACGATTAGCAATAGTTACTACGATTAAGAAGCAAATTCCGGTAGCCTCACAAGACATGAGCAATTCAACTGCCGGTGTTGTTAACGACACTGAGCCTAATGACAATAATGAAAATACACTAACAGGGACCAATGTGGCCAAGCATACGAAGACTGCTGTTGAATCAAAGGTCGTAGGAAGTGTAAAAGGCCCAAAAGAGGATTCTAATTCAGTTCTAAAAACAGGTGCTATTGCTACTGAAAAAAAATATTCGGTTAAACCCAAAGATGGCCTTTTTGCAATTGCCAAAAAGTATAACTGTACCGTTACACAACTTAAAGAATGGAACAACCTGAAGTCGGAGAATATTGAGGTTGGGCAAGTACTGGTTGTAGCCCCGGGTAACAATACCAACGATAATCTTGCATCAAATTCTTTGGGCGACACGACTAACACTAAAATTACAGCAGAAAAAAAACTGACAAATACAAAGTCGCAAAAAATTAAATTCGTTTATCATACTGTACAACCAGGAGATACCCTTTGGACAATTGCTCAAAAATATGCCGGTGTAACCGTATCAGAAATAAAAAAATTAAACGGAATAAGAAATCACAAATCGCTATTACCGGGTACTAAAGTAAAAGTTCCACTTACGTAA
- a CDS encoding amidohydrolase family protein, translating to MEETKYLGATYIDTVTNGILQDGIIALHRDCIAGIYSKSDFDKAHPGQQSSVQWMNGIIIPGLVNAHCHLELSYLKSRITQHTGLSDFITQVEKLKSADKGHILHCAYEADDEMYQNGIVYVGDVCNTLDAQLVREESKIKYYHFCEVYGIDEQKAEFAYERIKALKACISAPDKSIVPHAPYSVSNKLFSLIEHGKEELVSIHNQESAAEDDMFKNKSGEIVERLVNWGINLDGFEPTGKTSLQSYYDSLPHNERKMFVHNTCTTPDLINAYSHPLNYWCLCPGANLFIENKLPALETFFLQKDNCVVGTDSLASNTELNIIHELKIIFDYLMQHKIQLPALEVFSRLVRFATLNGARFFNCENYLGSIETGKSPGIVLLENGDFNFNYSRIIRLV from the coding sequence ATGGAAGAAACAAAATATTTAGGAGCAACATATATAGATACCGTTACAAACGGTATTTTACAAGATGGTATAATCGCCTTACACAGAGATTGTATTGCCGGTATTTATTCAAAATCGGATTTTGATAAAGCACATCCGGGGCAGCAGTCATCAGTACAATGGATGAATGGAATAATTATTCCCGGACTTGTAAATGCGCATTGCCACCTCGAACTGTCGTATTTAAAAAGCAGAATCACCCAGCACACCGGCCTAAGTGATTTTATAACGCAGGTTGAAAAACTAAAGAGTGCAGATAAAGGCCATATCCTGCATTGTGCATACGAGGCAGATGATGAAATGTACCAAAATGGAATTGTGTATGTAGGCGATGTTTGCAATACGCTTGATGCACAATTGGTAAGGGAAGAAAGCAAAATCAAATACTATCATTTTTGTGAGGTCTATGGCATTGATGAGCAGAAGGCAGAATTTGCTTACGAAAGAATAAAGGCGCTTAAAGCATGTATTAGTGCTCCCGATAAGTCAATAGTACCGCACGCTCCATATAGTGTATCTAACAAATTGTTTTCGCTAATAGAGCATGGTAAAGAAGAATTAGTCAGCATACATAATCAGGAATCTGCTGCAGAAGATGATATGTTTAAGAATAAATCGGGAGAAATAGTAGAGCGATTGGTCAACTGGGGTATTAATCTTGATGGTTTTGAGCCTACCGGCAAAACATCACTTCAGTCATATTATGATAGCTTACCTCATAACGAAAGAAAAATGTTTGTGCACAATACCTGTACAACACCAGACCTAATTAATGCTTATTCACACCCATTAAACTATTGGTGCTTATGTCCGGGTGCAAATCTTTTTATCGAAAATAAATTACCGGCATTGGAAACATTTTTCTTACAAAAGGATAATTGTGTGGTAGGTACTGATAGTTTGGCTTCGAATACGGAATTGAATATTATACATGAATTGAAAATCATTTTCGATTATTTAATGCAACACAAAATTCAACTACCTGCATTGGAAGTTTTTAGCAGATTGGTACGCTTTGCCACGCTCAATGGGGCTAGATTTTTTAACTGTGAAAATTATTTGGGAAGTATCGAAACGGGAAAATCTCCGGGAATAGTGCTTTTAGAAAATGGAGATTTTAATTTTAATTATTCAAGAATAATTCGCTTGGTATAG
- a CDS encoding T9SS type A sorting domain-containing protein, producing the protein MEPKAEIFVKAGATLEINSAILNKCTYMWRGITVESGGNIQVYNNGVIADAEKAMTMEDETSFTLDNANLVNNVTGVFVPQNPVDAMWNINGYCAASYFALTGPLASPYPGQTPFGKIPYAGMDISNVYMTIGDNSKMYNTFGELNLGILTRSSFLEVRNSFFATIFKDLAYGNNKHDGSCIAAFGGHGTSFRLDVYPISPLAQFPPPTMTQADRGVYSKFINTKIAGVKMNSMKTGVETELCTNGMETKVFDCEINARDYGINWYNNAGSSNMLAANNNIRVHGNKFGACVRIAELNQFANYKITDNDLYAVEILNGIVSTAVVKPQITYNRVYQNTLGVNKPSSDGITINGGFGAMLTCNNVYTNYPYLGNTRGYVINGSQSYLIECNHCYGHVTGFYFGGDCSNSQDAFRGNSMSNCLEGLYLNNTALISTQTLRGNQWLGNAGPYGAENQNTGFLNASKFEVNNTPIQFPNTPTFMPNNIGWFSINPLSVYDCATNSTCIAQAQDGDDDAAFRYQVAHDSTITAAYIPEAKNIAQQNLYDALMSVSTTIYSDSVMYNFYINNANGNIGKLYEAKQKFYASNEPNPYKLMLLKTCDSLILVKKDSIELIDSLNNNAALIGYETLRENLINSISSIVQSQAIISAQIKQDADNAISIMETENSAVQATEVPETNEKYINEIHVLYNDQGLDGIKTHYNDILAIAQQCPYSGGNAVYIARNYIALLGDTIVYDDAAICLLQGIFRNASTNTNAIEIYLKPNPANDYVELFIANNTGTNCSVSISDAIGKEHLSIKVDCKLKAVKINTQKLAIGLYTVSFSAEGLVLKTQKLIIER; encoded by the coding sequence ATGGAGCCTAAAGCTGAAATATTTGTAAAAGCGGGTGCTACTTTAGAGATTAATAGTGCTATACTTAATAAATGCACATATATGTGGCGAGGAATAACGGTAGAGAGTGGCGGAAATATACAGGTATATAACAATGGCGTTATTGCAGATGCCGAAAAAGCTATGACTATGGAAGATGAAACATCATTTACGCTCGATAATGCCAATTTAGTAAATAATGTAACAGGTGTATTTGTGCCTCAAAATCCGGTAGATGCAATGTGGAACATTAACGGATACTGTGCAGCTTCTTATTTTGCACTTACAGGTCCCTTGGCTTCACCCTATCCCGGGCAAACGCCATTTGGCAAAATACCTTATGCAGGTATGGATATAAGCAATGTGTATATGACCATTGGAGATAATTCAAAAATGTATAATACTTTTGGTGAGTTGAACCTTGGGATATTAACACGTTCTTCTTTTCTCGAAGTACGCAATAGTTTTTTTGCTACCATATTCAAAGACCTTGCTTATGGAAACAACAAACATGATGGCAGTTGCATTGCTGCTTTTGGTGGACATGGTACTTCATTCAGATTAGATGTTTACCCAATTTCTCCACTTGCACAATTTCCTCCACCTACAATGACACAAGCAGACCGCGGAGTTTATTCGAAATTCATAAATACAAAAATTGCAGGAGTAAAAATGAATTCGATGAAGACGGGTGTTGAAACCGAATTATGCACAAACGGTATGGAAACAAAAGTGTTTGATTGTGAAATAAATGCGCGAGATTATGGCATCAATTGGTACAATAATGCAGGGTCGTCAAATATGCTTGCAGCAAATAATAACATAAGGGTACACGGCAACAAGTTCGGTGCATGTGTGCGCATTGCCGAACTTAACCAATTTGCAAACTATAAGATTACCGACAATGATTTGTATGCAGTAGAAATACTAAATGGAATAGTAAGCACTGCTGTAGTGAAACCGCAAATTACTTATAACAGGGTTTATCAAAATACGTTGGGAGTGAATAAGCCTTCGTCAGATGGGATTACCATTAATGGCGGCTTTGGTGCTATGCTTACTTGCAATAATGTATATACCAACTACCCATACTTAGGTAATACAAGAGGCTATGTAATTAATGGCAGCCAATCTTACCTGATTGAATGTAACCATTGCTATGGTCATGTTACCGGCTTTTATTTTGGAGGAGATTGCAGCAATTCGCAAGATGCATTTAGAGGCAACAGCATGAGCAATTGTTTAGAAGGGCTTTACTTGAATAATACCGCATTAATAAGTACTCAAACACTGCGTGGTAACCAGTGGCTCGGTAATGCAGGACCTTACGGTGCAGAGAATCAGAATACTGGATTCTTAAATGCTTCCAAATTTGAAGTAAATAACACGCCAATCCAATTTCCAAACACTCCTACATTTATGCCTAATAATATTGGATGGTTTTCAATAAATCCATTAAGTGTATATGATTGCGCAACCAATTCTACTTGCATTGCACAGGCACAAGATGGCGATGATGATGCAGCCTTTCGATACCAGGTAGCACATGATAGTACAATAACTGCAGCATATATACCCGAAGCAAAAAATATTGCACAGCAAAATTTGTATGATGCATTAATGTCTGTTAGTACAACTATATACAGCGATAGTGTGATGTATAATTTTTATATCAATAATGCTAACGGCAACATAGGAAAGTTATATGAAGCAAAGCAAAAGTTTTATGCTAGCAACGAGCCTAATCCATATAAATTAATGCTGTTAAAGACCTGTGACAGCCTTATACTTGTAAAGAAGGACAGCATTGAACTGATAGATAGCCTAAATAACAATGCAGCATTAATTGGATATGAAACATTGCGCGAAAATTTAATTAACAGTATCAGTTCGATTGTTCAATCACAAGCTATAATTTCTGCACAAATAAAACAAGATGCTGATAATGCAATTAGCATAATGGAAACTGAAAATAGCGCAGTACAAGCAACTGAAGTGCCCGAAACTAACGAGAAATATATTAACGAAATACATGTGTTATATAATGACCAAGGATTAGACGGAATAAAGACACATTATAACGATATACTTGCTATTGCCCAACAATGCCCATACAGTGGTGGCAATGCAGTGTACATTGCCCGCAACTACATAGCTCTGTTGGGTGATACGATTGTTTATGACGATGCAGCTATTTGCTTACTGCAAGGAATATTCCGAAATGCAAGTACCAATACAAATGCAATTGAAATCTATTTAAAACCAAACCCGGCAAATGATTATGTAGAATTGTTTATAGCCAACAACACCGGTACAAATTGTAGTGTAAGTATATCAGATGCAATAGGAAAAGAGCATTTATCAATAAAGGTTGATTGCAAACTGAAAGCTGTAAAAATTAATACACAAAAATTGGCTATCGGATTATATACTGTTTCATTTAGTGCAGAAGGCTTAGTTCTGAAAACTCAAAAATTAATTATTGAGCGATGA